A genomic segment from Propioniciclava sp. MC1595 encodes:
- a CDS encoding MoxR family ATPase, translated as MTTPVQALSTREAADLLGEAIAEVQSVIVGQEHMVEQLMVGLLAKGHVLLEGVPGTAKTLAVRTFAQVVGGDFARIQFTPDLVPSDIVGTRIYSAQQERFDISLGPVFVNFVLADEINRAPAKVQSAMLELMAEKQVSIGGKTHPVPHPFIVIATQNPIESEGVYPLPEAQRDRFLLKVDVPYPRGNEEFEILRRMSVKPPTARTILDPARVSALQDQASNVFVHNLVAEYIVRLVLATRTPAEFGMPDLAPVIQIGASSRATLGLVAAARALALIHGRDYVLPTDVQAVARDVMAHRLVLGFDAIADNISPVQVVERIVAMVPAPTPVWNEQQREQARDEHRYEPRHEAR; from the coding sequence GTGACAACCCCCGTCCAGGCCCTCTCGACGCGCGAGGCGGCAGACCTCCTCGGTGAGGCGATCGCCGAGGTCCAGTCCGTCATCGTCGGCCAGGAGCACATGGTCGAGCAGCTGATGGTCGGCCTCCTCGCCAAGGGCCACGTCCTCCTCGAGGGCGTGCCCGGCACCGCCAAGACGCTGGCCGTGCGGACGTTCGCCCAAGTGGTCGGCGGCGACTTCGCGCGCATCCAGTTCACGCCCGACCTCGTGCCCTCCGACATCGTGGGCACGCGCATCTACTCCGCGCAGCAGGAGCGCTTCGACATCTCGCTGGGCCCCGTGTTCGTTAACTTCGTGCTCGCCGACGAGATCAACCGCGCGCCCGCCAAGGTGCAGTCGGCGATGCTCGAGCTGATGGCCGAGAAGCAGGTCTCGATCGGCGGCAAGACCCACCCCGTGCCGCACCCGTTCATCGTCATCGCGACCCAGAACCCGATCGAGTCCGAGGGCGTGTACCCGCTGCCCGAGGCGCAGCGCGACCGCTTCCTGCTCAAGGTCGACGTGCCGTACCCGCGCGGCAACGAGGAGTTCGAGATCCTGCGCCGCATGTCGGTCAAGCCGCCGACGGCCCGCACGATCCTCGACCCGGCCCGGGTGAGCGCCCTGCAGGACCAGGCCAGCAACGTCTTCGTGCACAACCTCGTCGCCGAGTACATCGTGCGCCTCGTGCTCGCCACCCGTACGCCCGCCGAGTTCGGCATGCCCGACCTCGCGCCGGTGATCCAGATCGGCGCGTCGTCCCGTGCGACGCTCGGCCTGGTCGCCGCCGCCCGCGCGCTGGCGCTGATCCACGGCCGCGACTACGTGCTGCCCACCGACGTGCAGGCCGTGGCCCGCGACGTCATGGCGCACCGCCTCGTGCTCGGCTTCGACGCGATCGCCGACAACATCTCCCCGGTCCAGGTGGTCGAGCGCATCGTCGCGATGGTGCCCGCCCCGACCCCGGTCTGGAACGAGCAGCAGCGCGAGCAGGCCCGTGACGAGCACCGGTACGAGCCCCGCCACGAGGCGCGCTGA
- a CDS encoding DUF58 domain-containing protein, with protein MARAQAPTPPQGDLGAVASVLREPTAATLPLGKLAPEQALKRLELTIVRRMEGFLHGDHRGLLPGPGSETNDARVYVPGDDVRKMDWAVTARTRTPHVRDTIADRELDVWALLDVTPSMNWGTEGVTKRDLGIAAIATIGFLGQQMGDRFGGLIMRPDTMVRIPARSGRMALYSLLSRMLTEPIVPDRTEGPYTLERGIDQLARTQRRRGLRVVVSDFLSPGDTELNPDVEPEWERALRRLAVRNQVIAVEVVDRREVEFPDVGDILIRDPESDFARYVNTSDAGARARFDAASSAQRERIRIALRRAGVGHIQLRTDRDWVQDIARFVLAYRRVAAQLHQPPQGVTT; from the coding sequence ATGGCACGCGCCCAGGCACCCACCCCACCCCAGGGCGACCTGGGGGCGGTGGCGTCCGTCCTGCGCGAGCCCACCGCCGCGACCCTGCCGCTCGGCAAGCTCGCCCCCGAGCAGGCGCTGAAGCGCCTCGAGCTGACGATCGTGCGCCGCATGGAGGGCTTCCTCCACGGCGACCACCGCGGCCTGCTGCCCGGCCCCGGCTCCGAGACCAACGACGCCCGCGTCTACGTGCCCGGCGACGACGTGCGGAAGATGGACTGGGCGGTCACCGCCCGCACCCGGACCCCCCACGTGCGCGACACCATCGCCGACCGCGAGCTCGACGTCTGGGCGCTGCTGGACGTCACCCCGTCCATGAACTGGGGCACCGAGGGCGTCACCAAGCGCGACCTCGGCATCGCGGCGATCGCGACCATCGGGTTCCTCGGCCAGCAGATGGGCGACCGGTTCGGCGGGCTGATCATGCGGCCCGACACGATGGTGCGCATCCCGGCCCGCTCGGGGCGGATGGCGCTGTACTCGCTGCTCAGCCGCATGCTGACCGAGCCGATCGTGCCCGACCGTACCGAGGGCCCGTACACGCTCGAGCGCGGCATCGACCAGCTCGCGCGCACCCAGCGCCGCCGCGGCCTGCGGGTCGTGGTCTCCGACTTCCTCTCCCCGGGCGACACCGAGCTCAACCCCGACGTCGAGCCCGAGTGGGAGCGCGCCCTGCGCCGCCTGGCCGTCCGCAACCAGGTGATCGCCGTCGAGGTCGTCGACCGGCGTGAGGTCGAGTTCCCCGACGTCGGTGACATCCTGATCCGAGACCCCGAGTCCGACTTCGCCCGCTACGTCAACACCTCGGACGCCGGCGCCCGCGCCCGCTTCGACGCGGCCTCCTCGGCCCAGCGCGAGCGCATCCGGATCGCCCTGCGCCGCGCCGGCGTCGGGCACATCCAGCTGCGCACCGACCGCGACTGGGTGCAGGACATCGCCCGCTTCGTGCTGGCCTACCGCCGCGTCGCCGCCCAGCTGCACCAGCCGCCTCAGGGGGTGACGACGTGA
- a CDS encoding VWA domain-containing protein — MFLQPERLWVLLVVPLLIAAYIWATLRKNRHGMRFTNTAVLGRVVRKQSQWRRHLAVALSLASLVTLVLAWSRPNGIDRVPRERATVVLVIDVSQSMAATDVKPSRLEAAQQLSKEFIRQLPEQYNVAVVSLSGNPATRLGPTTDRVYANRAIDALALQDSTAIGDALYTALSAIQMAPRGDDGSTAPGAIVMLSDGMNTAGRSPLQGAAEAREAEVPVYTIAYGTENGSVDLDGKRERVPPDRDLMQSIAQSSGGATFAAESADDLSRVYENIRSEVGYEEVKKETTATWAGYGLAFAVLAALAAVSLGARWP; from the coding sequence ATGTTCCTCCAGCCCGAGCGCCTCTGGGTGCTGCTCGTCGTGCCGTTGCTCATCGCCGCCTACATCTGGGCGACCCTGCGCAAGAACCGCCACGGCATGCGGTTCACCAACACCGCCGTCCTGGGTCGCGTCGTGCGCAAGCAGTCGCAGTGGCGCCGCCACCTCGCGGTCGCGCTGTCGCTGGCCTCGCTCGTCACCTTGGTGCTGGCCTGGTCGCGGCCCAACGGCATCGACCGGGTGCCGCGCGAGCGCGCCACGGTCGTGCTGGTGATCGACGTCTCGCAGTCGATGGCCGCCACCGACGTGAAGCCCTCCCGTCTGGAGGCCGCCCAGCAGCTGTCGAAGGAGTTCATCCGCCAGTTGCCCGAGCAGTACAACGTGGCCGTGGTCAGCCTCTCGGGCAACCCGGCCACCCGCCTCGGACCGACGACCGACCGCGTGTACGCCAACCGCGCCATCGACGCCCTCGCGCTGCAGGACTCCACCGCGATCGGCGACGCCCTCTACACCGCCCTGAGCGCCATCCAGATGGCCCCGCGCGGCGACGACGGCTCGACCGCTCCTGGCGCGATCGTGATGCTCTCCGACGGCATGAACACCGCCGGCCGGTCACCGCTGCAGGGCGCCGCCGAGGCACGCGAGGCCGAGGTGCCGGTCTACACGATCGCCTACGGCACCGAGAACGGGTCGGTCGACCTCGACGGCAAGCGCGAGCGCGTCCCGCCCGACCGCGACCTCATGCAGTCGATCGCCCAGAGCTCGGGCGGCGCCACCTTCGCCGCCGAGTCGGCCGACGACCTCAGCCGGGTGTACGAGAACATCCGCTCCGAGGTCGGCTACGAGGAGGTCAAGAAGGAGACCACCGCCACGTGGGCCGGCTACGGTCTCGCCTTCGCGGTGCTCGCCGCGCTGGCCGCGGTCTCGCTGGGGGCGAGGTGGCCATGA
- a CDS encoding VWA domain-containing protein produces the protein MGLVPLISFFHPQRLWLLAAVPLLLLLYFGLLQRSRTRARTRGIDNLAKVMPKQAAWKRHVAVVAAVVSLASLTVAFAQPKDAVDVPRERATVVVAIDVSRSMEATDVDPNRLDAAKEAASGFVDMLPRGFNVSLVAFAGSSSIIAPPTQDRGLVKRAIENLQLAPSTAIGEGIYSSLDAMQLVPPDPDKPDEPTPGAIVLLSDGYTNIGRSSTVAARDSKEAGFPIYTIAYGTPNGFVVSNGRREPVPVNPAELNVVARESGGEAFEAGSRDELERVYSSIARSVGFEKVDQEVTEFYTGIALGFAVLASLAVLSLAARWP, from the coding sequence GTGGGCCTGGTCCCCCTGATCTCGTTCTTCCACCCCCAGCGGCTGTGGCTGCTGGCGGCGGTGCCCCTGCTCCTGCTCCTGTACTTCGGCCTGCTGCAGCGGTCGCGCACGCGGGCGCGCACCCGGGGAATAGACAACCTCGCCAAGGTGATGCCGAAGCAGGCCGCGTGGAAACGGCACGTGGCCGTGGTCGCCGCCGTCGTGAGCCTCGCGTCGCTGACCGTGGCGTTCGCCCAGCCCAAGGACGCCGTCGACGTCCCCCGCGAGCGGGCCACCGTGGTGGTGGCGATCGACGTCTCCCGGTCCATGGAGGCGACCGACGTCGACCCCAACCGGCTCGACGCGGCGAAGGAGGCGGCGTCCGGCTTCGTCGACATGCTGCCCCGCGGGTTCAACGTGTCGCTGGTCGCGTTCGCGGGCTCGTCGTCCATCATCGCCCCGCCCACGCAGGACCGCGGGCTGGTCAAGCGCGCCATCGAGAACCTGCAGCTGGCCCCCTCGACCGCGATCGGCGAGGGCATCTACTCGTCGCTGGACGCCATGCAGCTCGTTCCCCCCGACCCCGACAAGCCCGACGAGCCGACCCCCGGCGCGATCGTGCTGCTGTCGGACGGCTACACCAACATCGGCCGCTCCTCGACCGTCGCCGCGCGTGACTCGAAGGAGGCCGGCTTCCCGATCTACACCATCGCCTATGGGACGCCCAACGGCTTCGTCGTCAGCAACGGGCGTCGCGAACCCGTGCCGGTGAACCCCGCGGAGCTGAACGTCGTGGCCCGCGAGTCGGGCGGCGAGGCGTTCGAGGCCGGCTCGCGCGACGAGCTCGAGCGGGTCTACTCCAGCATCGCCCGCTCGGTCGGCTTCGAGAAGGTCGACCAGGAGGTCACCGAGTTCTACACCGGCATCGCGTTGGGCTTCGCCGTGTTGGCCTCCCTCGCCGTGCTGTCGCTGGCGGCGCGCTGGCCCTGA